TATTTGTCGATCGTGCGGGCGGCGACCTGCTGGCCGACACCGGAGGAGCCGCCAAAATAGAGCGGCGGGTGCGGGTCCTGGACCGGCTTGAACAGTAGCCGTGCGTCCTCGATATCGAAATGCTTGCTCTTGGTTGTGACCTCTTCGCCGCGCAGCACGGCCTTGTAGATATTGATGAACTCTTCGGTGACCTCGTAGCGTTCCTCATGCGAATAGTGAATGCCGTCGCCCTTGTTCTCGATCGGGTCGCCACCGGTGACGACATTGATCAGCAGGCGGCCGTTGGAGATGCGATCGAGCGTCGCGGTCATGCGGGCGGCGAGCGTCGGGCTGAGCAGGCCGGGACGCACGGCGACGAGATAGCGCAGCTTTTCCGTCAGCGGCGCCAGCGCCGAGGCAACGATCCAGCTGTCCTCACAGCTGCGGCCGGTCGGGATCAAGACGCCGAAATAGCCGAGCGTATCGGCTGCCTGGGCGACCTGCTTCAGGTAGTTGAGATCGACATTGCGGCCGCCGATCGAGGTGCCGAGATAACGGCTGTCGCCATGGGTCGGCAGAAACCAGAGAACGTCGATCTTTTCCGGAACGGGGCTCATATGCGATTGTCTCCAGCATGGTCTGATAGGAAATGGGTCATCGCGCCTATTTTTTCCGGGATCGGCCGGGATCGCAAAATTATAATATCTATAAATTTTCTTGTGAAAGGAAAATCCGTTCGCGTTGGCGGCCTTCTTGAGGCGTTACACCCGGCAATGGACGGGCCAGCTGTTCACACGGAATTGGATGGCCCGGCTCAGAAACGGCAGAGTTCGGGCCAGCTTGTGGCAAGGGTCATGACCGGATATCAGCTTGCCTGCAATTGCGGCAGAGACCGGGCGCCGATCAAAGTCGCGGCCGCATAGGTTTGCGTGACAATCTCAGGAACAAGATCGATATCGGGCAGCGAGCCGAGACCGAGCGGGCCGACAGCGAAGAGACCTGCGGGACGGCCCTTTGGCGTTATGAGTTCGCCTGCGGGGTTGACGGCGAGACCGAGGTCGAGCTCGTCCGTCGCTGCCAGGCCCGCCTCCAGAAGGTCGGCGACGACGGGGTCCCGAAGATCGGGCGACAGGCAGCGGCAGTCGATCACCTCGTCGGCTGCAAAATGGCTCTCGACCGGCTGGCCTGCCCACCGCACCAAAAGACCATCCGCCGTGCGTTTCAGGGTGGTTCCGCGCTTGAGTTCCGTCAGGCCGCTGGCCAATTCACGTTCGAGCCTGGCATGTACATCGGCCGGGAGGCGGTTGCGATGGCTGTCGTAAATCGCACGCAGATGCCGGTTGAACTGTCTTTTCTCGCTAGGGGGAAGCGATGCCCAAAGGGTGCGGGCACGTTTGCGCAGGCCGTTCATGGCCGCCTGCCAGCTCCAGCCGTTTTCCTCGGCCTCGGCGCAGGCGTCGCGAACGAAACGGACGATATTGCGCAGCTGCGATGGCATGGGCTGCGTCGGGAAGACGGCGTCGGCCGGCATGCGGGTATGCGGTTGCGGCAGGAAACCGCGGCGCGACAGGATGGTGATATGGCCGGTAAAGCCGCCATCGCGCAATTGCAGAACCTGATCGACGGCGCGCAGGCCATTGCCCATGACGACCACATGCCGCCGGTTCCCGGGACGCTCCATCAAAATGGCGTCCATCACCTGCTCGCTTGTCTCCAGCGGCGGTTTCAAACCGTAGCCGGTCGCAAGCACAACTGTGTCATAGACCGCCTCGCCGCCATCGGCCAGGCTCAGCGTGAACAGGCCGTTATCGTTGCGGCGGATATGGCTGATGCCGTCGTTGGACATCTGCACGGTCACATCCGTGCGCTGCGCCAGCGCCTCGGAAAAGCGCTGATAGACATAATCGCTGAACGTGGCCTTTGGCACGAAAATCTGTCCGAAACCCGGAATTGCAGCCGACACGGCTTCGCGAAACGGCGCATTGGCCTGTAGCCAGCGGGTAAAATCCTTCGGCTCGCCGGTCGAAACGGAGAGATCGCGGGCACGGCTGTTAAGAATTTCGGTGGAGCGCGCCGTTGCCAGCGCCTGTCCGCCGCTGATGATCGGGCGCGGATCAAACATGCGCAGCCGGAATGGCTGATTGACCGACTTCAACAGGGCGATGGCCATCATCAGGCCGGAAAAGCCGCGGCCGACGATGGCGATCTGCAACGGCTGATCGCCGCGCAGACTGAAGGACGGCGAAAGACCATGAACCGTCATATCATTTCCTCCCCGCATCACGCGGCTGGATGGTTGAACCTCGGCACCCCTACTCCAACGCCAGTTCATCAATATGCGGTACATTCACTGTAATTCATTAGTTTAAACACGGACAACCCGCCCTATCAAGTCGTTTTCACGGCCTGTTAAAACGCGATATGTTTCCGTTACTTAAGTTGCATATATGTGAAGGCTGCCGCCCCCGGCAAAGCCGGAAGCGGTCTGGAACGCCAGAATTCTTAAGTCTCGGCCCGGGTAGACCGCAGCTTTTCAAACCGGCGCAAAAAGACGCCGATATCGCTGCCACTGCGTTGCAGCTGTCTCTTGCGAATGACCACGCACATCACCCTGGCCGCCGTGGAAAATGTCATCTCGTCCAGAGAGTTGCTGCTGCTCCAAGGCTTGGTGAGCCGCTCGGTAATGGCGCTGACCATGTTGTTGGGCAGGATGTCGGTGCAATCACGCATATGGTCGAAGACCACACCGATGGATACTGGCATGCCCAGGTGATAAACGACGGGAACGTCGGGATCCTCGGCCCAGTCGTCATACGCTTCCAATGCATCGCGAAACAGCAGATGCAGCGTGATTGGAGCGTGTCCCTCATGCAGTTCGGGTAAAAGGTTGTTCATTAGCACATCCTCATCGTTGGGAACGGTGGTTGGTGCCGACAGAAATCGACCTAACGCGAGAATGCACGAAAATGCGGATTGTTCCACCGCTTGAAAAATAAAAAGTCTGCGGTTATGTGAAGCCCCTGGCAGGTGAACACTGCCAGGAAAACAGTTGGCTTCAGGTCAGTGCAACCCGCCCACACCGAGCAGCCGGTCGACCGCATCATGATCGGCAGCCAACGCCTGCGGCGTGCCGCTCCAGGCTACCCTGCCGCGCTCGAGCACGATCACCTGATCGGCGAAATCAAGAGCGCTCTGGATGCGTTGCTCGACAAGGACGATGGTCATGTTGCCGGTGCTTGCAAGTTCGGAGAACGCTTTCATCAGCTCTTCGCAGATCACCGGCGCGAGCCCTTCAAGCGGCTCATCGAGCAGAAGGACGGTGGGGCGGCCAAGAATAGTGCGCGCCGTGGACAGCATCTGCTGCTCGCCGCCGGAAAGCTGGGACCCAAGATTGCCCTTGCGCTCGAAAAGACGCGGAAACATAGCATAGGCCTCCTGAAGATCGCTTTTCGGCCGGTCCTTCAGGCCGACGAACAGGTTTTCCTCAACTGTCAGCGTCGGAAAGATGCAGCGGGTCTGCGGCACATATCCGAGCCCCGTGCGGGCGCGCAGCGCGCTGGAAATGCCGGTAACATCGGCTTCGCCAAGGCGGATGCGCCCGTCATAGCGTTTCGTCTGTCCAGCCAGCGTTGCAAGCAGCGTCGTCTTGCCCATGCCGTTGCGGCCCAGCACCGCCAACCGTTGCCCTGCCGCAACCGAGAAGGAGACGTTTTCCAGGACCCGGGTCGGTCCATAACCCGCCGACAGGTTTTCGACGTCAAGCGGCGTGGCTGGCATTGGCATAGCTCCCGAGATAGGCTTCGCGCACGGCGGCATCCTTGGTGACATCGGCTGGAGAACCGTCGAATATGATCGTGCCGGCGGCCAGGACGATGACCCGCTGGGCAAAACGGAAGACCAGATCCATGTCATGCTCGATCATCAGCACGGCAAGATCGGCCGGCAGGTCGGCAAGGGCCTGTTCAATGCGGCCGGTATCGCTCTGCGGCACGCCGGCGGCGGGCTCGTCCAAGAGCAGCACTTTCGGTTTGAGCGCCAGCGCCATGGCAATTTCGAGCAGACGCTGCTGACCATAAGCAATCTCGCTCACCTTGCGGTGCATCAGGTCGATCAGGCCGAGTTTCGTCAGAAGCACGCTCGCCTCGTCCATGACATCGGGCATGGACAGGAAATTGCCGAACATCTTGCCGGTGCGTCTATCCCGTTGCAGGATAGCCAGCGCCACATGCTCGGCTGGCGTCATCTCCTGAAACAGCCGCGTCACCTGAAAAGAGCGCACCAGCCCGCGCCGGACGCGGCCGATCGCATCGATCTTCGTGACGATTTCGCCGTTGAGCCGGACCTCGCCAGAATCAGGCCGCAGATTGCCGGTGACGAGATTGACGAATGTGGTCTTGCCGGCCCCATTGGGGCCGATCAGCGCCACCCGGTCGCCCGGCGCCATCGACAAAGAGACATCGTTGGTCACGGTAAGGCCACTGAACGCCTTGTTCAGATTGAAAACGTCGAAAACCGCGCTCATCAGCATTTCTCCAGGCGGCGGGCGATGAAGGCGGATGCCGTGCCGTAAAGGCCCTTGGGTGCAAACAGGACGACCGCGATCAAAAGGGCGCCCACCATGGTCAGCCAGTGGAACGGATTGGCCGCCGAGACATAATCCTCAAACAACATGAAGACGACGGTGCCCGTCAGCGCTCCAAACAGCGAACCGGTGCCGCCGAAAACCAGCATGACCAGGGATTCGGCGGATTGGGTAAAGGACAAGCTGTCGAGGCCGACGACCTGCGTGGAGATTGCATTCAACGCCCCGCCCACACCAGCCACGGCGCCGGAGATGACATACATCTTGATCAAGGCGATTTTCGGCGACGCACCCATGGCCATGATGCGCAGCGGATCCTCCTTGATACCACGGCAGAGCATGCCGAAGGGCGAGCGCACCAGGAAACGCAACAGGACAAAGACGGCAAGCAACAGAACAACGCCGAATATATAGGCGGTCTGTCCCCAGAGATCGAATTCGAACCGGCCGAACAGCGGATCAGGGGAAATTCCCGACAGGCCGTCGCTGCCGCCCGTCCAGGATGAGGCTTTGTTGGCAAATTCATGGAAGAGATAGATCAGCGAAATCGACA
The sequence above is drawn from the Pararhizobium qamdonense genome and encodes:
- a CDS encoding BRA0787 family protein, translated to MNNLLPELHEGHAPITLHLLFRDALEAYDDWAEDPDVPVVYHLGMPVSIGVVFDHMRDCTDILPNNMVSAITERLTKPWSSSNSLDEMTFSTAARVMCVVIRKRQLQRSGSDIGVFLRRFEKLRSTRAET
- the ssuD gene encoding FMNH2-dependent alkanesulfonate monooxygenase gives rise to the protein MSPVPEKIDVLWFLPTHGDSRYLGTSIGGRNVDLNYLKQVAQAADTLGYFGVLIPTGRSCEDSWIVASALAPLTEKLRYLVAVRPGLLSPTLAARMTATLDRISNGRLLINVVTGGDPIENKGDGIHYSHEERYEVTEEFINIYKAVLRGEEVTTKSKHFDIEDARLLFKPVQDPHPPLYFGGSSGVGQQVAARTIDKYLTWGEPPEDVEKKVAEVRALAQAEGREVTFGIRLHVIVRETAKEAWTAADELIKYVDEDTIAAAQKVFERMDSVGQSRMSKLHGGSKDKLEISPNLWAGVGLVRGGAGTALVGDPDQVKARIDEYRQIGIDTFIFSGYPHLEEAYRFGELVLPNLPLNHPVKSHKASANTGPFGETIAGDHRPPLKVSQS
- a CDS encoding FAD/NAD(P)-binding protein, whose product is MTVHGLSPSFSLRGDQPLQIAIVGRGFSGLMMAIALLKSVNQPFRLRMFDPRPIISGGQALATARSTEILNSRARDLSVSTGEPKDFTRWLQANAPFREAVSAAIPGFGQIFVPKATFSDYVYQRFSEALAQRTDVTVQMSNDGISHIRRNDNGLFTLSLADGGEAVYDTVVLATGYGLKPPLETSEQVMDAILMERPGNRRHVVVMGNGLRAVDQVLQLRDGGFTGHITILSRRGFLPQPHTRMPADAVFPTQPMPSQLRNIVRFVRDACAEAEENGWSWQAAMNGLRKRARTLWASLPPSEKRQFNRHLRAIYDSHRNRLPADVHARLERELASGLTELKRGTTLKRTADGLLVRWAGQPVESHFAADEVIDCRCLSPDLRDPVVADLLEAGLAATDELDLGLAVNPAGELITPKGRPAGLFAVGPLGLGSLPDIDLVPEIVTQTYAAATLIGARSLPQLQAS
- a CDS encoding ABC transporter ATP-binding protein, which codes for MSAVFDVFNLNKAFSGLTVTNDVSLSMAPGDRVALIGPNGAGKTTFVNLVTGNLRPDSGEVRLNGEIVTKIDAIGRVRRGLVRSFQVTRLFQEMTPAEHVALAILQRDRRTGKMFGNFLSMPDVMDEASVLLTKLGLIDLMHRKVSEIAYGQQRLLEIAMALALKPKVLLLDEPAAGVPQSDTGRIEQALADLPADLAVLMIEHDMDLVFRFAQRVIVLAAGTIIFDGSPADVTKDAAVREAYLGSYANASHAA
- a CDS encoding ABC transporter ATP-binding protein is translated as MPATPLDVENLSAGYGPTRVLENVSFSVAAGQRLAVLGRNGMGKTTLLATLAGQTKRYDGRIRLGEADVTGISSALRARTGLGYVPQTRCIFPTLTVEENLFVGLKDRPKSDLQEAYAMFPRLFERKGNLGSQLSGGEQQMLSTARTILGRPTVLLLDEPLEGLAPVICEELMKAFSELASTGNMTIVLVEQRIQSALDFADQVIVLERGRVAWSGTPQALAADHDAVDRLLGVGGLH
- a CDS encoding branched-chain amino acid ABC transporter permease; protein product: MTLIMNSETADTRQSRTFGRDLIGIGAITAVAVVGYLLFPDNLALLTRIIAIALLVLSLDLVTGYCGVATLGHAALFGSGAYAAGIAAAHFGITDPLLMTVTGIVGGAIAGLICGVIILRAHGLPQLVLSISLIYLFHEFANKASSWTGGSDGLSGISPDPLFGRFEFDLWGQTAYIFGVVLLLAVFVLLRFLVRSPFGMLCRGIKEDPLRIMAMGASPKIALIKMYVISGAVAGVGGALNAISTQVVGLDSLSFTQSAESLVMLVFGGTGSLFGALTGTVVFMLFEDYVSAANPFHWLTMVGALLIAVVLFAPKGLYGTASAFIARRLEKC